DNA from Metabacillus flavus:
ATCCCTTTCAAAAAAAAACCGAAAAAAGTTTGAGAGGTTTTTTTATTTTTATATAATATTTTCCTGTTATTCAATGGATTGCCTATTTTATCTTCTGCAAATTTATGGTGATTTAGTCGGAAAAACTAAAAATTTGAAGAGGAAAATCCAAGCATGCCGAAAAGGTATGTAAAGGAGGCAAAGAAGATGAAAAAATTAATGGCAATATTGCTCGCAGGAAGTCTTTTGATCATAGCCGCTGGATTTCAGCAAAGCCCTGCAGAGGCCAGTTTTCGTCTGAATTTGGTAAACTATTCCTCAAACCGAATATGAAAAAATATACAAACAGACAAGCGATGAAGTCCTGCTGGACGCATTTGTGCACTTAGGCCGGGAATTTAACAAAGGGGTACGCAAATACCGCTTGGAATCCACCATACCCTTAAGCGGAAACAAGCAGTATATCTGGACGAATCAAACGAAAACCAAAGGGATCTAAGTGATTGTTCAGGCAGATTGGACAATCGCCGGCTTAAACCTATTACCACTTCAGCCTAATTCTCAAACCGATAAATACTATACTAAAAAAATACAGCATGCCGGTCAGGCGGCACGAATGTCCTGATTAATTACTATTACGCACACGAAAGCCAGTGTTACGCTTACGATCTCCTGCAAATGAAAAAAGGACAAACCTACCACGGTGATCCATTTGTTTTTTGGCAAGCCAGTGGCTGTTCCATTAGAAGGAACCGCCGTAAAAACCGTTGATGGAATAAAACATAATGTACCCGGTGAATCCGGATCATGATGAAGGAAATTACGTGGAAATCAAGCACAAGAACGGAGAACACAGCATCCTGGCTCACTTCATGAAAAACTCCATCAAAGTACGTGAAGGAAAACGGGACAAGTCCTTGGAAACTCCGGGAATTCGACGGAGGCGCACATTCATTTTCAAGTGAGCAGCAGTCCGGATAACATGACAGGCAAATCGATTAGAATTCAGTTTAAAAACGGAAAAGAGCCGGTAAGAGGGGAATTTACGAGGAAATAGCGGGTGTTTAATGAAGTATAGCTAACCCTTTAAAAATAATCATTTATCCGGTATTATTTATAGTGAGCTACTTGATTTTTCCAGGGGGTGTCCTTATGGCCGTGAGTTCTCTTTTGCCATACATGTCAGCTTCCCATGCAGAGCCTAAGTAAGCAGAAGGCGATCCTTTGCATGGGTGATGTTTATCAATCGCCTAAAAGATAGGATTACTTCTGCGGAATCGGCTTTGCCCTTCATTCTTACATTCAGAAGAAGGAGCTGGCAGAAGTGAAACAAATCAAAGCAGCCGCTGTGCTGCCTGAAAGTCTGCTGATGGAAATCCAGAAGTACGTACAGGGAGAAACCATTTATATACCGAAGCCGAAGGAGGCTTATGGAAAATGGGGATCCCAATCAGGTGGAAGAAAAGCGGTAGACGAACGGAACGCGCAAATGAGGAGAGCATTTAAGCGGGGAAGAGCCATTTCTCAGCTGGCATCAGACTATCATTTATCAGTGGAGACCGTGAAAAAAATTGTATATACGAAAACCTCAAAGCACGGATCATCATGATTCGTGCTTTTTATGGCGAAATTGGTTCATAAACATTTTATCCCTTTCGAAAAAACAAAGTCGTGTTTACAATAAAAGGGTACAGAAAGGGGCGGTACAAGTGGAACCGTTTATTCGAACTGATCAGTACCACTATATAAAATCACAAGCGCAAAACCTTGTAAATGGCCACGCCACAGCAAACGATCAAGGTGTTTTGAAGGCAGTCAGAGAATTGGCCAGAGAAAACGTGCTGAATCTAATGGAATTGAATGAGGAACAGCAGGAATTACTGCTTCCGATTACAGAAATTAAAGAACGCGGCGATGCGGAACTATTCACAGCTGCCGTAAAATCGTATGTTATTCCTTTTCCAGAATTAACGGAAGCGGCCATCAAAAGGACGTTTCCTAAAGCTAAAAAGCTAAAAGCTCCTGCAATGGAGGAACTGGATTTAAAGGAACTGACCTATTTGAGCTGGATTGATAAAGGTTCAGATAAAATGTTCATCATTGCCCCGTACAAAGGGAAACTCAAGGGGCTGCAAGGAACCTACGACCGCTTTCATAAAAAGGGTATCTGCACCATCTGCCACGGCTATGAAGAAATCGGAATGTTCATGACTGAGATTAAAGGGAAGGTGCAGGGCACATTCGTAAAGCGCGGCAATTATATATGCCGGGACAGCTTAAACTGCAATCAAAATTTGACGTCGCTTGACAGGCTTGAGGATTTGTTTGAATTGTTGGGTTGAAATTTATTTATTGGGTGGTGCCTCACCATGGGTGGCGGCGCCTGACCCGCGTTGCTTCACCGCATCGGGGGACAGAGGCATAAAGTGATGAACACTTATGGTGCAAGGGCTGGGAAACCACCGTGCCAGAGCTTTAGTCCGGTAAAATTTGAGGGGACTGGCACGGTGCCAGTCCCACTTTGCTTCACCGCACCGGGGGACAGAGGCAAATAGCGATGAACCCTTATGGTGCAAGGGCCGGCGAACCACGGTGCCAGAGCTTTAGTCCGGTAAAATTTGAGGGGACTGACACCCCAGAGGCGAGGAACGGCCAAATTATCAGAGTGACCGGCCCGATAAAATTGATTAGCTAAAAAAGCTTGTCGATCGGTCAGAAACATGGATGGACCGGCTAAATTAGGACTATGAACGGTCAAATAAAATCAATCGGCTAATTCATAAGCATTTCAGCACTCTCAACCACCTCCCTAAAAAGTGGTAATATGAAAGAAGAGCTTACCTACATAAAGGGGAGAAACCAACATGCAAGCTGCTGAAAGAAGGCCATCGGTCAATCCGACGGTGTATCCGATTCTTTTTGCGATCGGATTTGTACATTTACTGAATGATACGATGCAATCTGTCGTTCCGGCTGTGTTTCCGATTTTGGAGAGAAGCATGAACCTATCCTATGGCCAGCTGGGGTGGATTGGGTTTGCGCTTAGTATGACGTCTTCCATTATGCAGCCGGTTGTGGGGTGGCTGACGGATAAAAAAAGTGCTCCGTATGTGCTGCCGTTCGGAATGGGGCTGTCAATGATCGGGATGCTCGGGCTAGCCTTTGCGCCGAACTTCGGTTTCGTGCTGCTTTCGGTTATTTTCATCGGGCTTGGTTCGGCGGCGTTCCATCCGGAAGGATCGCGGGTTGCTTACATGGCAGCGGGAGGAAAGCGGGGGCTTGCTCAATCCATTTACCAGGTGGGCGGAAATTTTGGACAGTCGCTTGCGCCGCTTATGACGATCCTGATTTTCATTCCGTTAGGCCAATTCGGTTCGATTTGGTTTACGCTTGTCGCTGCCTTAGCGGTTTTCGTACTCCTTTTTGTATCAAAATGGTACTCAAACCAGCTGATCCGGTTTCCGAAAACAGTAAAAGCGACGGTGAAAACGAAGACCAGAAAACGGACGAAGCAGGTAGGCTTTGCGATTACGCTGCTCGTTTTCCTCGTATTTGCCCGTTCCTGGTATTCTGCCGGAATCTCAAACTATTTTCAGTTTTACTTGATTGAGGATTATGGAATCTCCATTAAGGAAGCACAATATTTTATTTTTCTATTCCTTGCTTCCGGGGTAATTGGAACGTTCCTCGGCGGACCGCTTGCCGACCGGTTCGGCAAACGGAATGTCATTTTGTTTTCGATGGTCGGATCGGCTCCATTTGCGCTCATCCTTCCTCATGTCAGTCTGATATGGGTGTACCCGTTATTCTTTATTATTGGAGTGATTATTCTATCAAGCTTTTCCGTTACGGTTGTTTATGCGCAGGAGCTCATTCCAGGAAAGATAGGAACAGTATCCGGGCTTATTGTGGGCTTGGCCTTCGGAATGGGGGCAATCGGGTCTGCGTTTCTCGGAATGCTTGCGGATGTATGGGGCTTGTATGCAACGATGATTTTGTGCAGTGTGCTCCCGGTGATTGGGATTTTGACCGTGTTTTTGCCTTCGGATCAGAAGCTGAGGGAGTGGGAAGCGGAGTCTCAAACGCAATAAAAAAAGCAGGCCATCCTTTTGGGATGTGCCTGCTTTTTTAGTTATTTCCCCATTACCCACTGATCCTTCTTAAACAGAGAAACCGTGACGGCAAGTACGATGATCATGAACAAAGCGGTGCTTCCGACAGTCAAAAGAATGTTCTGGACATTAATGATGCCGTAGAGCATTTCTTTTATCAGGGCAAACATATTGATTGCGGGAATGATGAAATGCTGAAAGCTCGTTTCATTTACGCCAGTGCTTGTTAAGGTGAAGATTGGCAGAATGGGTAGCATCATAATCGGAGTTTGATAGCTTTGGGCCTCTTTTACCGACTTTGAGATAAGACTCGCGAGCATTTGCACGGATGACATAAAGAGGGCGAACATGACGGATGTTATTAGCGTAATTCCGATAAAAATCCAAACATGATCTCCAAATTGGAGCGCTTCTTTCAATTTTTCGGTCAAAAAGATAATTTCTAAGCTGACAACGGCAACTGCTGCAACACCGGAAAATACGGCTATGGTGGAGACCGTCAGCCATTTAGCTAAAAGCATTTTTGTCCGGCTTACCGGTGTAATAAGGAGAGCTTCCATCGTTTTGCGGTCTTTTTCGCCTGCGAATAAATCGGTTGCGGAAGGGTAAGCACCTGATACGATTGCCATAGAGATAATCATTGGCAGGAAGTTTGAAAAGATACTTAAGGCGGCAGCACTGTCATCCTCACTGTTCATTTCTTTCGTCGTGACTTCAAGAGGCTGAATGACCATTGGATCAAGGTTTGCTGCCTGAAGGCGGTTTTTGACTACTCCCTCCTCAAATGCAGTTAGCTGTGCATCAATCATCTCCATTAATACAGACGAATTTTTGCTGAAGGAATCACCATATAGAGTGGCATTTGCCTGCTGTCCGCTGTTAATTTTCTGCACAAATCCGCTGTCGAATGTAACCGCCGCCTGAGCATCTCCATCTCTTACGGCTTTTTCAGGATCCGTAAAGCTTTTTGTATTCACATTCTTCAATCCGCTCACCAGCTGTTCTTCATCCTTAGCAATGCTGGAAGAAACGGCAAGGGTAAAGGTTTGCTTCGAATCTGCCATGATATTTTCGTAAAACAGAGTGAGTCCCGTAAGAACCAGTATTGGAATAAACACTCCCATCAGCAGCGTTCTCCGGTCTCGAAGCGAGTCCTTCATTTCCTTTAGATAAATTTTAA
Protein-coding regions in this window:
- a CDS encoding CD3324 family protein, encoding MAEVKQIKAAAVLPESLLMEIQKYVQGETIYIPKPKEAYGKWGSQSGGRKAVDERNAQMRRAFKRGRAISQLASDYHLSVETVKKIVYTKTSKHGSS
- a CDS encoding FusB/FusC family EF-G-binding protein translates to MEPFIRTDQYHYIKSQAQNLVNGHATANDQGVLKAVRELARENVLNLMELNEEQQELLLPITEIKERGDAELFTAAVKSYVIPFPELTEAAIKRTFPKAKKLKAPAMEELDLKELTYLSWIDKGSDKMFIIAPYKGKLKGLQGTYDRFHKKGICTICHGYEEIGMFMTEIKGKVQGTFVKRGNYICRDSLNCNQNLTSLDRLEDLFELLG
- a CDS encoding MFS transporter, which encodes MQAAERRPSVNPTVYPILFAIGFVHLLNDTMQSVVPAVFPILERSMNLSYGQLGWIGFALSMTSSIMQPVVGWLTDKKSAPYVLPFGMGLSMIGMLGLAFAPNFGFVLLSVIFIGLGSAAFHPEGSRVAYMAAGGKRGLAQSIYQVGGNFGQSLAPLMTILIFIPLGQFGSIWFTLVAALAVFVLLFVSKWYSNQLIRFPKTVKATVKTKTRKRTKQVGFAITLLVFLVFARSWYSAGISNYFQFYLIEDYGISIKEAQYFIFLFLASGVIGTFLGGPLADRFGKRNVILFSMVGSAPFALILPHVSLIWVYPLFFIIGVIILSSFSVTVVYAQELIPGKIGTVSGLIVGLAFGMGAIGSAFLGMLADVWGLYATMILCSVLPVIGILTVFLPSDQKLREWEAESQTQ
- a CDS encoding ABC transporter permease — encoded protein: MFLKIYLKEMKDSLRDRRTLLMGVFIPILVLTGLTLFYENIMADSKQTFTLAVSSSIAKDEEQLVSGLKNVNTKSFTDPEKAVRDGDAQAAVTFDSGFVQKINSGQQANATLYGDSFSKNSSVLMEMIDAQLTAFEEGVVKNRLQAANLDPMVIQPLEVTTKEMNSEDDSAAALSIFSNFLPMIISMAIVSGAYPSATDLFAGEKDRKTMEALLITPVSRTKMLLAKWLTVSTIAVFSGVAAVAVVSLEIIFLTEKLKEALQFGDHVWIFIGITLITSVMFALFMSSVQMLASLISKSVKEAQSYQTPIMMLPILPIFTLTSTGVNETSFQHFIIPAINMFALIKEMLYGIINVQNILLTVGSTALFMIIVLAVTVSLFKKDQWVMGK